From one Streptococcus oralis genomic stretch:
- a CDS encoding glycosyltransferase family 2 protein, with the protein MMGEKISVIVPVYNVEAYLERCVESILQQTYTHFELILINDGSTDSSGQICDHLASQYENIKVYHIENAGVSNARNMGIQLATGSWVTFIDSDDFVTQDYLATLASAVEGVNVGFVIAPLHHIKNGIVTDLPSHSGKTELWSTEETMKELLMTTRTSFFPVAKLFKRDLLADEKFNTNYHLAEDALFLTELLLKTRCSCVFIDKPVYYYDHREGSATTSVNRHVFDTIEVYKQIIAQVSQAFPNLKYELINRECWSYITVYDKIIFTSREEYQKEKAELRTWIVQHRREIWKDAYFTTFRKVAILSLVISPWLYKKIVGLKN; encoded by the coding sequence ATGATGGGAGAAAAAATAAGCGTTATCGTTCCAGTCTACAATGTAGAAGCCTATCTGGAGCGATGTGTGGAGTCGATTCTTCAACAGACTTATACCCATTTTGAGTTAATCCTAATCAACGATGGTTCTACTGATTCTAGTGGACAGATCTGTGATCACTTAGCATCTCAGTATGAGAATATCAAGGTTTATCATATCGAAAATGCTGGTGTTTCAAATGCTAGAAATATGGGAATTCAGCTAGCGACGGGTTCTTGGGTTACCTTTATTGATAGCGATGATTTCGTTACCCAGGATTACCTAGCTACTTTAGCAAGTGCAGTTGAAGGGGTGAATGTAGGCTTTGTTATTGCTCCTCTGCACCATATCAAAAACGGCATTGTAACAGACCTACCTTCACATTCTGGAAAAACAGAACTCTGGTCAACAGAAGAAACCATGAAGGAACTACTGATGACTACCAGAACATCATTTTTTCCAGTTGCAAAACTGTTTAAGAGAGACCTACTTGCGGATGAAAAGTTTAATACAAACTATCACCTAGCTGAAGATGCCCTTTTTTTAACTGAATTGCTACTAAAGACAAGATGTAGTTGCGTATTTATTGACAAACCTGTTTATTATTATGATCATCGTGAGGGAAGTGCAACAACATCTGTTAATCGACATGTATTTGACACAATAGAAGTTTATAAGCAAATAATTGCTCAAGTTTCACAAGCCTTCCCTAATTTAAAATACGAATTAATAAATAGAGAATGTTGGTCGTACATCACAGTTTACGATAAAATTATCTTTACTTCACGTGAAGAGTATCAAAAGGAGAAAGCCGAGCTGAGGACTTGGATTGTTCAGCACCGACGCGAAATATGGAAAGATGCTTATTTCACCACTTTTCGCAAGGTAGCTATCCTTTCACTTGTCATTTCTCCATGGCTATATAAGAAAATTGTTGGATTAAAAAACTAA